A region from the uncultured Bacteroides sp. genome encodes:
- a CDS encoding glycine zipper family protein, with product MRRQVVMLLLSTLFLSGCATGRMGDPDATFAGASIGGSLGNAVGGLIGENNNGWRGGYRGSAIGTIIGTIAGAAIGNALTTPQQEESVNNTYISDTHARQPVNLLRLRNIRFIDDSRNQAIDASENSKVIFEVMNEGQRPAYSVVPIVEQVSKIKNIGISPSVMIERILPGEGIRYTATVYAGNNLKEGEITLRVAVSDENGVICDSQEFTLPTYNRN from the coding sequence ATGAGAAGACAAGTAGTAATGTTATTGCTTTCCACTCTTTTTTTAAGTGGATGTGCCACAGGGCGAATGGGTGATCCGGATGCCACGTTTGCAGGAGCTTCTATCGGAGGATCGCTGGGAAATGCGGTAGGAGGTTTGATTGGAGAAAACAACAATGGTTGGAGAGGTGGATATCGTGGCTCGGCCATTGGAACGATTATCGGTACAATTGCCGGGGCAGCTATTGGAAATGCATTAACTACTCCTCAACAAGAGGAATCCGTGAATAATACTTATATTTCGGATACTCATGCCCGGCAACCCGTTAATTTATTGAGACTACGCAATATTCGATTCATAGACGATAGCCGAAATCAAGCCATTGATGCCAGTGAGAACAGTAAAGTGATTTTTGAAGTCATGAACGAAGGACAGAGACCGGCGTATAGCGTGGTTCCTATAGTGGAGCAAGTGAGTAAGATAAAAAATATCGGTATTTCCCCATCGGTTATGATAGAAAGAATTCTTCCGGGAGAAGGTATCCGCTATACTGCTACTGTTTATGCTGGTAATAACTTAAAGGAGGGCGAGATTACGCTTCGTGTAGCAGTATCCGATGAAAATGGAGTAATTTGTGATTCTCAGGAATTCACCTTACCAACTTATAATAGAAATTAA